The region CCAAAGACTTGGGTTTCCCGGGAGCTGCCCGGCGGGTCATGGGAATAACGCCGCCGGATCGCCAGTCGGCATCGTTTATGGTCGGAACTACGACGGTATCTGATCGTCTTCGAACCTCCGACTTTCGTTcttgattaatgaaaacattcttggcAAATGCTTTCGCTCTAGGCCGTCTTGCGCCGGTCCAAGAATTTCACCTCTAGCGGCACAATACGAATGCCCCCGGCCGTCCCTCTTAATCATGGCCCCGTTTccgaaaaccaacaaaatagaaCCGGAGTCCTATTCCATTATTCCTAGCTGCAGTATGCCGGCGGCCGGCCTGCTTTGAACACtctaattttctcaaagtaaacGCTTCGGGCCCCGCGGGACACTCAGCTAAGAGCATCGAGGGGGCGCcgagaggcaggggctgggacaggcggtGGCTCGCCTCGCGGCGGACCGCCAGCTCGATCCCAAGATCCAACTACGagctttttaactgcagcaactTTAAGATACGCTATTGGAGCTGGAATTACCGCGGCTGCTGGCACCAGACTTGCCCTCCAATGGATCCTCGCTCAAGGATTTAAAGTGCGCTCATTCCAATTACAGGGCCTCGAAAGAGtcctgtattgttatttttcgtCACTACCTCCCCGGGTCGGGAGTGGGTAATTTGCgcgcctgctgccttccttggaTGTGGTAGCCGTTTCTCAGGCTCCCTCTCCGGAATCGAACCCTGATTCCCCGTCACCCGTGGTCACCATGGTAGGCACAGACAGTACCATCGAAAGTTGATAGGGCAGACATTCGAATGGGTCGTCGCCGCCGCGGGGGCGTGCGATCGGCTCGAGGTTATCTAGAGTCACCAAAGCTGCCGGGCGGGCCcgggttggttttggtctgaTAAATGCACGCGTCCCCGGAGGTCGGCGCTCGTCGGCATGTATTAGCTCTAGAATTACCACAGTTATCCAAGGAGCGGGAGAGGAGCGACCAAAGGAACCATAACTGATTTAATGAGCCATTCGCAGTTTCACTGTACCGCCCGTGTGTACTTAGACATGCATGGCTTAAGCTTTGAGACAAGCATATGCTACTGGCAGGATCAACCAGGTAGCCGCCACCcgagcggcgccgcccgccgccgccccgacgacggcggcggcccccgccgggccccgcggcccggccgacTGGGCGGCGCCTGGGCGGGgaaggcgccgcgcgcgcgcggcgggaACCGCGCGCGGCGACGGCCGACCCCGGCGGCCGGCCcttcccgcgccgccgcgggcaAGGAACCGGGACCGCTGCGCAGCTTTCGCGTCAGGCGGCCTCCCGCGGGCTCGCCTTCCTTTCCctcgcgcggccgcgcgcgcgccacgccgccggccgcggctcgGCTGGGGCTGACCCGCCCCCGAAGCcggcccggccggccggccggcggcTCGGCCGCGCGGCACCACCGGACGTGCTAGAGGAGACGGCGACCCGACGAGGCGGGCGCGGCCCGGTCCCCGAGGCCCCTTCGGCCGGGGCGGCTCGCTCggcagcgggcggcggcgcggcgaccCGCTGCGCTCTCCGGCGCTacctgcgggcggggggcgcttccccccgagcctttttctttcctcccttttctctctcgcctctctctggctcgccgtcgcggctccggccgcaccgccgcccggcgctgcTCGCGGCCGGCACCCACGGGCGCCACCCGGACCCAGGCCGGCACCGGCACCTCGCCTGTTTTtacccaaggacacctgaaaagctcgcggggccgcgcggccgTCACACAGCTCGGTACGGTGAAGAAGCCCCTCCCCGGCGGGAGGGGCGACACCTCGCCTGCCACGGGAAGCCCACGGGCAGAGGAGACCGCCCGGCCCGAACACCGGCCTCCGCCGCGCCTCTCGGCCGGCCACGGAGGAGCGCCGGCCCGCCGGGGGCCCTCTCCCACGCCTCCCGAAAAGCCTCATCCATCGTCACTCGGGGAACGGCCCCACGGCCACTCTCGCTCAGCCTGCCACTACGCGGAGGACGGCACGTGCCCCAGGCCGCCGACGCCGGCGGCCCGCACGCTACTCTCCACGGCTCTCTCCCGGCCCGGCAGGAGGCGGGTGCCGCCGGACGCCCGGCTCCGGACAACCCACGcttccggccccgccgggcccacgGCCGCCCCCCGCAGAGCGGCACCTCCAGCGTGCGAAAGCGCCACCGAACGTGCCGCGGGGCCACCGGCTTTCGCCCGCCTCGCGGCCGTCGGCTTCCCCCAGAAAGGCCGGGGGACGGCgacggggagaaaaacaaaaagcccccgaGAAAAAAGCACGCGCGCCTCTCGCTCGCCGTGCTAGCCACGGCcgcccggggctcggggcggggcccgcgcccCTCGCTCCCCGATTCCCTCtcgctgcccacgggctcgCGCCTCGGCGGCGGCCGGCCGCTGCCGGGCCGCTCTCGCGCTCTCAcgcactttctcttccctggcgcGCTCGGCGTGCTGCGGCTTAAGGCCGCCggagcaaaaatcaaaaaaacggaaaaaaaagGCCGGGAGGGCGCCCCACTTCGCCCGCAACCCGGCCCCCGGCCGACAGACCTTCGCGGAACCCAGCCCTCCGGCAGCCAGGCCGGCGGGGCAGGCCCGACCGCAcgggccgcccggccgccgtgGCTCTCGCGCCGGcctaagaggagggaggggcgaggcgccgccgcctcgcccgccaACGGCCATCGTgcgtccccagggctccccggcgACTCTGTCGGGTTCTCGGTctgccggcgcggccgccggccacagcctggccggccggcgccgccgccttcgGCCCGCTGGGCGGGTCCCCGGCTTAGGGCCGAGGAAGGGGGAACGAACAAAAGAGCCGAGGCGCGCCGAGGGCGCCGCCTCGCCCGACCATCGGGCGGTCCCGTCACCGAGCCCCTCCGGCAACCGGCCGGGCCCAGGCGAGGCCGCACGCCCACCGCCAGTCCCCGGCACGCCGCCGGCACCGCTGCCGCCCGGCAGCCGAGGACAGGGCGCCGCCACCCAGGCCCGGGCCATCTTCGGGGCTCTCGGGAGGCGGCCGGGGAAAAAGCCCGCGCGGGCTCGGCCCTTCGAGCCCCGGCCGCCAACCGCCCGCAACaatgcccgccgccgccgccggacgaCGGGCGCCGGCTTAAGGCCGGCCCACCGAAAGGACGagacgccgccgcctcgccgccctCGCACACCATCGCCTTCGCCCGGGGCCCTCGGGGAGCCGGCAGCCGCCACCGGCTCGGGCTGGACGCTGCTGTCGGGCCCCCGCGGGCCCCCCTCGGCCGTCCCAGTCCCGCACTCCCTCGGCTGCGCTTTCGCGCTCGGCTCTCGTCTTCCTCTCCCGTCATCGGGCCCGCCCGAGGAAGCCGGTCGAGAGCCCCGCGGCTTTCTCGCGCCGGCCTTCCTGCCGCTCGTGGGGTTGGCCGGCCCGTGGCACGCGCCGAAGGCCGCGCGGCAGCAGACGCGGAAGAAAAGGGGCCCTCGGAACCCGCGCTGCTAGACAACCCCTGCCCACAATACGGACAGACGCGTCCTGGCGCCGCCGCGCCTCCGAAGCGGCTCGAGGCTCCTCAGCGGGGAGGCGCGCGAGAGCAGGCCGCCTCTCGCCTAGACCTAACCGGAGGCGGCGCCCGACAGCGACCCCTTGGCCGACTTCCGGGGCCGGCCgcgacaacaggtctaccccgaAAATGCCGACAGGCGCCTAAGTCCCGCCGGAgccgggtagacctggtggccCTGCGCCGGGACGCCGCCGGGGCGCGGGCCGCctgcggcggccgcggcggccgcaTCGGCCGGCtccggaaccgggtagacctgatgctcgccagccccggaaccgggtagacctgatgctcgaCAGCACCCGGCGGGGCACGAGGCCGGCCGCGCCCGACTGGGCGAACGGGTCGGCCCGGAAGCCCGggccaccaggtctacccgccgagctcgggcaccaggtctacccgccgggcccgaacaccaggtctacccgccgggccccgacaccaggtctacccgccgggcccggacaccaggtctacccgccgggctcggacaccaggtctacccgccgggcccggacaccaggtctacccgccgggcccgaacaccaggtctacccgcctaACCCGAacgccaggtctacccgccgggctcgggcaccaggtctacccgccgggcccggacaccaggtctacccgccgggctcggacaccgggtctacccgccgggctcggacaccgggtctacccgccgggcccggacaccaggtctacccgccgggcccgaacaccaggtctacccgcctaACCCGAacgccaggtctacccgccgggctcggacaccaggtctacccgccgggcccggacaccaggtctacccgccgggcccggacaccgggtctacccgccgggctcggacaccgggtctacccgccgggcccggacaccaggtctgcccgccgggcccggacaccaggtctacccgccgggctcggacaccaggtctacccgccgggcccggacaccaggtctacccgccgggctcgggcaccaggtctacccgccgggctcggacaccaggtctacccgccatgctcggacaccaggtctacccgccgggctcggacaccaggtctacccgccgggctcggacaacaggtctacccgccgggctcggacaccaggtctacccgccaggctcggacaccaggtctacccgccgggctcggacaacaggtctacccgccatgctcggacaacaggtctacccgccgggctcggacaacaggtctacccgccgggctccgagAGCAGCTGTACCCACCGGCACCCCCGCCGCCGAGCCCAGTCGGCCGCCGCCCTGCCACCTTAAGAGAGTCCCAGCTACTCCCCCTCTGGACCCGCGCCGCGGACAACgccctctctttcccactcggagccccgggcaggaaCGGCGGCGCCTCGGCACCCGCCGAGGGCCTCGGCTAAGCGCTCGGAACCCGCTCCAGCCACCCGACTCGGAGAGCGGCTCGAGCCGACGAGCCCGGaccacaggtctacccgctgccccgggacaccaggtctacccgccggcttCGGACCaggggtctacccgccgggcacggACGACAACTCTACCCGCTGCGCACCTCTGCGGCCgagccgaggcggcggcagccgtGCCACCCGGGCAGAGTCCCGGTTGCTCTCCCcgtttccccgccccgcagagaacgtctcttctttcaccctcggggcaggggaaaggctgctacGCTCGGAGCGCCGGGCAGAAAGCGCAGCGCTAAGCCCCGAGACCGGCTCTAGCCGCTACTCTCGGACATCGGCTCTTCCCGGCGGCGCCGAGGCGGCCGAGCCCGGTCGGCCGCAGCCGTGCCGcctaaagagagtcccagttactccccgggcttccccgccccgcagagaacgtttcttctttcagcctcggggcaggggaaagccttAACGCCGGAGAGGAAGTCTGCCGCAAAGGGCCACGGGAGATGGAGTCCCCGCAACGAGCCCCCCGGGAGAGTACTGGACGGAGCATGCGCGCTGGAAGGACTCCctaagaactgtgggaaatcgGGGAGGTCGGGGCAGGGCCGGAAGGGCACGCCGGCGCGCCGACCGACGGATCGAGCGGTCGCACGCCGTCTGCTCGCTCCGTGAATTCGGTGCCACGCTCGGAGCACCGGCCGGAAACGGCAGCGCTTCGGCGCCGGCCGAGGGCCCTCGCCGAGCCCTCGGAGCGGCTCTAGCTGCCGGACCTGGACAGGAGCTCTACCCACGGGGCTCGGAGACCGGGTCCACTcgccgccgggcggcggcgccgctccggctctaagtccgccggccggcgggaacaggtctacccgcatccgggccgggcggcggcgccgccgctccggctctaagtccgccggtcggcgggaacaggtctacccgcatccgggccgggcggcggcgccgctccggctctaagtccggcggccggcgggaacaggtctacccgcatccgggccgggcggcggcgccgccgctccggctctaagtccgccggtcggcgggaacacgtctacccgcatccgggccgggcggcggcgccgctccggctctaagtccgccggtcggcgggaacaggtctacccgcatccgggccgggcggcggcgccgccgctccggctctaagtccggcggccggcgggaacaggtctacccgcatccgggccgggcggcggcgccgccgctccggctctaagtccgccggtcggcgggaacaggtctacccgcatccgggccgggcggcggcgccgctccggctctaagtccggcggccggcgggaacaggtctacccgcatccgggccgggcggcggcgccgccgctccggctctaagtccgccggtcggcgggaacaggtctacccgcatccgggccgggcggcggcgccgctccggctctaagtccggcggccggcgggaacaggtctacccgcatccgggccgggcggcggcgccgctccggctctaagtccgccggtcggcgggaacaggtctacccgcgaccgggccgggcggcggcgccgctccggctctaagtccgccggccggcgggaacacgtctacccgcatccgggccgggcggcggcgcccagggtctaagtcctcccgccggtaacaggtctacccgccgctaaggccagccgcggcgcccagggtctaagtcctcccgttggtaacaggtctacccgccgctaaggccagcccaggcgctccggctctaagtcccctcgccgggaacacgtctaccccgCCTCACCCAGCAACGGGGAGAACCGACCCTCAGCGCTCCACCCGCACGCGCCGGGGAGGTGGACGGGACCGCCTTCGTCCCGCACCGCCCAGGCGCGCCCGGGGGGCGCCGAGGCTCGGCCGCTTCCCGCTGCGCCGCGGGGCTACCAGGTCTACCCCGCGGCGGGGAGACGACGACGGCGgcggggtccccgcgccc is a window of Pseudopipra pipra isolate bDixPip1 unplaced genomic scaffold, bDixPip1.hap1 HAP1_SCAFFOLD_56, whole genome shotgun sequence DNA encoding:
- the LOC135408671 gene encoding collagen alpha-1(II) chain-like, producing MAPRGCLPRCRPRGSVRPRGRARRPPPPPPPPGSGTGVSLSSPAPPPRGRLRLGPPRRRGDGRPANGARPARGPERPARALALPRRPCGPAAGGGSEEPPPRKAPSRPPPFAFSLSAVARRAPTAPLAPRAPRGPPALAASEPPPRPLARARGGEGRGSDRGADGRGAAAAAGRRPPSDERREKEGRAARLPAAAPPGTLAARSRRAGAEERAAGSGQLGAAARPGGPARTAFGGAARPGSPLPAGTRAPAGRPRPALRRGTDRRRTGAEGRAGLRGSERAAADLRPPGRDARFSFATILPPEPKDLGFPGAARRVMGITPPDRQSASFMVGTTTAASRGLAFLSLARPRARHAAGRGSAGADPPPKPARPAGRRLGRAAPPDVLEETATRRGGRGPVPEAPSAGAARSAAGGGAATRCALRRYLRAGGASPRAFFFPPFSLSPLSGSPSRLRPHRRPALLAAGTHGRHPDPGRHRHLACFYPRTPEKLAGPRGRHTARYGEEAPPRREGRHLACHGKPTGRGDRPARTPASAAPLGRPRRSAGPPGALSHASRKASSIVTRGTAPRPLSLSLPLRGGRHVPQAADAGGPHATLHGSLPARQEAGAAGRPAPDNPRFRPRRAHGRPPQSGTSSVRKRHRTCRGATGFRPPRGRRLPPERPGDGDGEKNKKPPRKKHARLSLAVLATAARGSGRGPRPSLPDSLSLPTGSRLGGGRPLPGRSRALTHFLFPGALGVLRLKAAGAKIKKTEKKGREGAPLRPQPGPRPTDLRGTQPSGSQAGGAGPTARAARPPWLSRRPKRREGRGAAASPANGHRASPGLPGDSVGFSVCRRGRRPQPGRPAPPPSARWAGPRLRAEEGGTNKRAEARRGRRLARPSGGPVTEPLRQPAGPRRGRTPTASPRHAAGTAAARQPRTGRRHPGPGHLRGSREAAGEKARAGSALRAPAANRPQQCPPPPPDDGRRLKAGPPKGRDAAASPPSHTIAFARGPRGAGSRHRLGLDAAVGPPRAPLGRPSPALPRLRFRARLSSSSPVIGPARGSRSRAPRLSRAGLPAARGVGRPVARAEGRAAADAEEKGPSEPALLDNPCPQYGQTRPGAAAPPKRLEAPQRGGAREQAASRLDLTGGGARQRPLGRLPGPAATTGLPRKCRQAPKSRRSRVDLVALRRDAAGARAACGGRGGRIGRLRNRVDLMLASPGTG